GAGACCCCATGCCCACTCGCCGCGCCTTCAACACTGGGTTGCTTGCCATGCTAGGTTCCACCGCCCTTGCCGGCTGCGCCGTCACCGGCAACAGCGACATCTCGCGCGGAGGCCCCGCTCGCATCACCGCCATCGACACGCACGCGCATGTGTTCGAACGCGGGCTGCCGCTGGCCGGTGCGCGCCGCTATGCGCCCACCTATGACGCGCCGCTGTCGGCCTACCTCGCGCAGCTCGACGCGCATGGCGTGTCGCACGGCGTGCTGATCCAGCCGAGCTTTCTGGGCGTCGACAACAGCTACCTGCTGGCCGCGCTCAAGCAAGCGCCGCAGCGCCTGCGCGGTGTGGCCGTGATCGACCCGGCCGCGCCCGAGACCTTGCTCACGCAGATGAACGCCGAGGGCATCGTCGGCATTCGCCTGAACCTGATCGGTGCGGCAGACCCGCAATTGAAATCGCCCGTGTGGCAAGCCGCGCTGGCACGCCTGCATGCGCTCGGCTGGCATGTGGAATTGCATGTCGAGGCACGCCGCCTGCCCGCGCTGCTGCAGCCGCTGCTGGATGCGCAGGTGAACGTGGTGGTTGATCACTTCGGCCGCCCCGATCCGGCGCTCGGTGTGGACGACCCCGGCTTTGCCGCATTGCTCGCCGCTGGCCGCTCGCGCCGCGTGTGGGTGAAGATTTCCGGCGCTTACCGGAACGGCGCCAACGGCCGCGGCGAAGCCATCGCCCAGGCCGCCATGCCGCGCCTGAAGGATGCACTCGGCCTGGACCGCCTCGTCTGGGGCAGCGACTGGCCGCACACGCAGTTCGAATCGCAAATCAACTACGACAAGATGTGGGCCTTCGCCGGTGTACTGCTGCCCAACGCAGCAGACCGCAAGCAGGTGCTGATCGACACGCCCGCGCAGTTGTTCCGCTTCGTCTGAACGCGCAACTGCTGCTGCCGCCCGCGCGATACCCCATTTCGCGAATCACGAATTTCGCCGCGCGGGCCGCGCTCCTACACTGGCCGCTCCTGATCCCAACAAGCCACAAGGAGCAGCCATGCAGCAGCATCGACTCGTCGACCAGCAATTCGGCCAGGTCGCCCAGGCCTACCTGACCAGCGCAGTGCATGCGCAGGGCGCCGATCTGGACGCGCTGGCGGCGCTGGCGCAATCGGTGCCGCATGCCAAGGTGCTTGATCTTGGCTGCGGCGGCGGGCACGTGAGCTTTGCGATGGCGCCGCACGTGGCGGCCATGGTGGCGTATGACCTGTCAGAAGACATGCTCAGCGTGGTGGCCGCCGAAGCAGCGCGCCGCGGCCTTGCGCAATTGCACACGCAAGCCGGCCGCGCCGAGAGCCTGCCCTTTGACGATGCCGCGTTCGATATCGTTGCCACGCGTTTTTCCGCTCACCACTGGTACGACGTGCGCAAGGGCCTGGCTGAAGCGCGCCGCGTGCTCAAACCCGGCGGCAAGCTCGTCATCGTGGATATCGTCGCGCCGGAAGCACCGCTGCTCGACACGCTGCTGCAAACCGCCGAGGTGCTGCGCGACGCGTCGCACGTGCGCGACTACCGTGTGTCCGAATGGCAGGCCATGCTGGCCGAGGCCGGTTTCCAGCCGGGCACCCCGCGCACGTGGAAGCTGACGATGGCCTTCGACAGCTGGATCGCCCGCATCCGCACCCCGCAGGTGCGCGCAGATGCCATCCGCGACCTGTTCGACCGCGCGGCCGATGAAGCACGCGCGTACTTTGCCGTGGCGCCCGACCATTCATTTGCCATCGACGCGATGCTGATCGAGGCCACCTGAGCCATGTGAGCCGCTTGAACTCCTCGGGCGCCTCCATCCTTCTCATCCTTTTTGTCACACCCGTTGGAGGGGTGCCGCGATACGGCGCCGTTTTCAGGGTTACGCTTAATCCAGAATGAAAAAAATGTGATATCGGAACACGTGTACGAACGCGGGGTTGCCGGTAGCCTTCCGGGTTACCGTCGATCCTGGTCGGCATTGGCGCGCGGCCACTGCGCCGACTTCCGATTTCCATGTACGCCCTGTTCCCCGCCTTCGTCTCGTCGCTCTTCCTGTTCTACGGCGTCTATGTCGTGACCACGCGCGGCCGCACGCGCGCGAGCCTGGCGTTTCTCGGCATGACGACGCTCACGTGCCTGTGGCAAGGCATCTGGGCGTTTCTCTTCCAGACACATGACGTGGGCGCAGCCCAGGTGCTCGCCAAGCTCGGCTGGATCGCCATCCTCGTCATGCCGACCATGCTCTATCACTTTGCCGTGGAGGTTGCCGACGCACCGGGTGAGCGGCGCTGGCTCGTGGCTGCCTATGCGCTGGACGCTGTGCTGATCGCGTTGCTGCTGACCACCAATCTCGTCATCGACGGTGTGTACCAGTTCCACTTCGGGTTCTATCCGAAGGCAGGCGTGCTGGAGGCCGTGCATATCGCCCAGACAGCCGCGCTGGTCACGCGCGGCATGTGGGTGCTCTACCGCGAGCAGCAGCATGCCACGGCCGAGAAGCGCAAACGACTGCTGACGTGCCTCGTCGGCGTGGGACTGATTTCGTTGGCGGCAGCCGACTACGCAGTCAACTACGGCATGGCGTTCTACCCGCCGGGGGTGCTACCCCTGGCCATTGCGCTCGGGATCATCGCCGTGGGCGTGGTCAAGTTCGACTTGATGCGCCCTTACGCACTGGCTGCCACCGTGGCACACGAGGTGCGCACGCCGCTGACGACCATCCGCTTGCAGGCGGCAGAAATCGCCCGCGCCTGGCCAGACGTCTATCGCGGCTATCAGCTCGCCATCGACAATGGCCTGTGCCAACCGCCGCAGCATCCGGCCATGCTGGACCGCCTGTCCAAACTGGCGGGAGCCATCACGTCGGAAGTCGCGTCCGCACACAGCGTGATCGAGATGGCCCTGGCCTCCGTCACGCTGGAGCGCCTGGACCGTCGCACCTTCGCCGCCCATTCGCTGCACGAATGCGTCCAGACGGCCGTGGCGCAGTACCCGTTCCAGGCTGGTGAGCGCGAACGCGTGCAGGTGCAGGCGTTCAACGCCGACTGGCGTTTCGTGGGCTCCGACACGCTGCTGGTGTATGTGCTCTTCAACCTGCTCAAGAATGCGCTGCATGCCATCCAGATTGCGCGTAAGGGACACATCGAAATCTCCGCCCGCCAGGATGGAGACGCCTATGTGCTCGTGGTGCGCGACAGCGCCACCGGCATTCCGCCCAGCGTGCAGCGCCGCATGTTCGACCCGTTCTTCTCCACCAAGCATGTCGGCAAGGGCTCGGGCGTGGGCCTGACGTTCTGCCGCCGCGTCATGCAGGCATTTGGCGGGCGCATCCAGTGCGAATCTGTGGTTGGGGAATACACGCTGTTCTCCATGCGGTTTCCCCAACCTCCTGCTATCTGACGTTCACACCTTCAGAACGTCAGGACACGTGCGCCAGCTCCGGCAGCGTGTCCAGCTCATACGACTTCACACGCGTGCGCACGTGGTCGGGCAAGCGCTGAATCACGCGCTCGGCGTTGGCGCACACCACCTGCTGATACCCTAGCGACACCAGCCGCCCGCCAGAAACAAACCGGAACACCATGTAGAACGAGCACGGCTGCACCCGGAAGGTGTTCAGGTGGCATTCCACGCGCTGAAACGGGAATGTCTCTTCAACGAATTCCTGATGCGCGAGCTTGGTCACGAAAATCACGCGCCCGCTCATGAGCAGGTCCGCGTCGATGCATTCGTGAAACCACCGCTCGCGCACCACACCCTGCCACTCGAAATACCGGGCGAAATACGTGTTGGCGTAGGCGTTGGAATCCTTCAGATAGACATCGAAGGCGTGCTGGAACGTCTGCTGCGCGGAAATAGCTTCGGGCAGCTCGGCATTGCGCAGATAGTGGTTGACGACTGTGGCAATGGATTGGCCTGTCGGCATCGCATACTCCAAGAATGGAATTGGCTGCTGGCGGCAGCCGCGCATGCGCGGTGATCCCGCGCATGTGTCCATTCTTCCGAGGCACTTGCCGTTGCGTAACAAGCCAATGCCGTAGCCCTACGAACGGGCGGCCTACTCCCCGCCCGCAACACTCCGCAGCCCCGGCGGACTCTGATGAAAGCGGAACGTATTGCGCCCGCTGCGCTTGGCATCGTAGAGCGCCGCATCGGCCCATTCCAACAATACGTCCAGGTGTTCGTCGGCGGGCGTGAGGGTGACAGCGCCCGCCGACAGCGTGACGTACGGCGCGGCAACGGACGCCGCGTGCGGTTCGGCCCGTTCTGCCACCATGGCCACCGCACGCGCCACGGCCAGCCGGGCCTCGTCGCGATCCAGGTCAAACAGCATGGCGACGAATTCTTCTCCGCCCACACGCGCGATGAAGTCATCGGGGTGGCGGCACGCCGTGCCCAGCGTGTCGGCCACCATGCGCAGGCAATCGTCGCCACGCAGGTGGCCGTAGGTGTCGTTGTATTGCTTGAAGCAGTCGATGTCGAACAGCGCCAGCGTGACAGGGCGCTTGTCACGGCGGGCGTGGTCGAACAGGCGCGGGGCCTGTGTCTCAAAAAAGCGCCGGTTGAACAGGTGCGTAAGTGCGTCGCGGTTGACGTCGTTCTCCAGCACGCTGAGCTTGGCCTGCGTGCGCTGCAACTCGCCGCGCAGTGCATCCTGGGCGCTGGCCATGCCGGCACGCTGCAACTGCTCGACCGTCACGTCGCGCAGCAGCAGGAAAACGCCGGCATGCCGGCCGCGCGCGTCGCTCAAGCCTTCGAGCGTGACTTCCAGCGTGCGACCCGTGTCGGGCAACCAGACCTGATGGCGGTTGGGCAGGCGCGTACGCTCAAACTCGCGCAGGATGCCGGCCACGTTCAGCACGCCTGGCGGCATTGCATGCACCTTGGCAGTCGGCAGCAGGTGGCGCGCGGCGGCGTTGATGCTGGCGATGGAGCCATCGCGGGCGAGCACAATGCAACCATCACGCATGGATTCGATGATCTTGCCGCGAGCATAAGCGGCGGTATCGCGCAGGCGCGGCCGCAAGACGATCCAGCCGAGCAATGCTGTGCTGACGGCAAACGTGGCGGGTGTGAGATCGCCGCCGAGCGCCGTCGTCCAACGCTGCAGATAGGCAAGATGCGCCACCAGCGGCAGCAGTTGCCCGATGACAAGCGCCAGCCGCACCTGCGTGCGCGACGACACATAGAGCCCGGAGGCAACCTCGTCGATGGGCAACACCAACAGCACTAGGCTGATAGCCAGCAGCACGTAGTTGTAGGCGGTGGCCACCCAGAACATGCGCCCGTGCTCGAACACCGCGCCCCGTATGCCGTCGATGACGACGAAACGCGCATCAAGCCATACCAGGTGATGCAGTTCATTGGTAGCGACCAGCCCGACGAATCCGGCGCCCACGAGCAGCGCCAACACCCAACCCACGCGCACCAGCAGCAATGCATTGAGTTCTGGCCGTATGAGGCCAACGACCATGCGCAGCCACGCGGCCGGCACCATCATGATCCCAAGATAGGCGACTTTGGCCCAGCCCACGCGCACGGGCATGTCGAAGCTGACGACCTCCATGAGGCGCGCGCCGCTCCAGAGCGCGGTACCGAGCGCCAGCAGCATGAAGGCGGAGACTTCCGTGTCATCGCGACGCGGCCATGAGAGGCCAATCAGCGCGATCGAAACGAGTGCAGCGCAAGCCAGTGCAGCGATCAGCATGATCGGCACGCCCAGTGCGCATAGGGATGCCGGCGAATGACGACGCCAGCGGGTTGGTCCACGTGTATTCCCCGTTCGTTCGTTGTTTCTTGCAGTGTATC
This is a stretch of genomic DNA from Ralstonia wenshanensis. It encodes these proteins:
- a CDS encoding amidohydrolase family protein, with product MPTRRAFNTGLLAMLGSTALAGCAVTGNSDISRGGPARITAIDTHAHVFERGLPLAGARRYAPTYDAPLSAYLAQLDAHGVSHGVLIQPSFLGVDNSYLLAALKQAPQRLRGVAVIDPAAPETLLTQMNAEGIVGIRLNLIGAADPQLKSPVWQAALARLHALGWHVELHVEARRLPALLQPLLDAQVNVVVDHFGRPDPALGVDDPGFAALLAAGRSRRVWVKISGAYRNGANGRGEAIAQAAMPRLKDALGLDRLVWGSDWPHTQFESQINYDKMWAFAGVLLPNAADRKQVLIDTPAQLFRFV
- a CDS encoding class I SAM-dependent methyltransferase, encoding MQQHRLVDQQFGQVAQAYLTSAVHAQGADLDALAALAQSVPHAKVLDLGCGGGHVSFAMAPHVAAMVAYDLSEDMLSVVAAEAARRGLAQLHTQAGRAESLPFDDAAFDIVATRFSAHHWYDVRKGLAEARRVLKPGGKLVIVDIVAPEAPLLDTLLQTAEVLRDASHVRDYRVSEWQAMLAEAGFQPGTPRTWKLTMAFDSWIARIRTPQVRADAIRDLFDRAADEARAYFAVAPDHSFAIDAMLIEAT
- a CDS encoding sensor histidine kinase, coding for MYALFPAFVSSLFLFYGVYVVTTRGRTRASLAFLGMTTLTCLWQGIWAFLFQTHDVGAAQVLAKLGWIAILVMPTMLYHFAVEVADAPGERRWLVAAYALDAVLIALLLTTNLVIDGVYQFHFGFYPKAGVLEAVHIAQTAALVTRGMWVLYREQQHATAEKRKRLLTCLVGVGLISLAAADYAVNYGMAFYPPGVLPLAIALGIIAVGVVKFDLMRPYALAATVAHEVRTPLTTIRLQAAEIARAWPDVYRGYQLAIDNGLCQPPQHPAMLDRLSKLAGAITSEVASAHSVIEMALASVTLERLDRRTFAAHSLHECVQTAVAQYPFQAGERERVQVQAFNADWRFVGSDTLLVYVLFNLLKNALHAIQIARKGHIEISARQDGDAYVLVVRDSATGIPPSVQRRMFDPFFSTKHVGKGSGVGLTFCRRVMQAFGGRIQCESVVGEYTLFSMRFPQPPAI
- a CDS encoding acyl-CoA thioesterase, with product MPTGQSIATVVNHYLRNAELPEAISAQQTFQHAFDVYLKDSNAYANTYFARYFEWQGVVRERWFHECIDADLLMSGRVIFVTKLAHQEFVEETFPFQRVECHLNTFRVQPCSFYMVFRFVSGGRLVSLGYQQVVCANAERVIQRLPDHVRTRVKSYELDTLPELAHVS
- a CDS encoding diguanylate cyclase domain-containing protein, which encodes MLIAALACAALVSIALIGLSWPRRDDTEVSAFMLLALGTALWSGARLMEVVSFDMPVRVGWAKVAYLGIMMVPAAWLRMVVGLIRPELNALLLVRVGWVLALLVGAGFVGLVATNELHHLVWLDARFVVIDGIRGAVFEHGRMFWVATAYNYVLLAISLVLLVLPIDEVASGLYVSSRTQVRLALVIGQLLPLVAHLAYLQRWTTALGGDLTPATFAVSTALLGWIVLRPRLRDTAAYARGKIIESMRDGCIVLARDGSIASINAAARHLLPTAKVHAMPPGVLNVAGILREFERTRLPNRHQVWLPDTGRTLEVTLEGLSDARGRHAGVFLLLRDVTVEQLQRAGMASAQDALRGELQRTQAKLSVLENDVNRDALTHLFNRRFFETQAPRLFDHARRDKRPVTLALFDIDCFKQYNDTYGHLRGDDCLRMVADTLGTACRHPDDFIARVGGEEFVAMLFDLDRDEARLAVARAVAMVAERAEPHAASVAAPYVTLSAGAVTLTPADEHLDVLLEWADAALYDAKRSGRNTFRFHQSPPGLRSVAGGE